The following is a genomic window from Chitinophaga caseinilytica.
AATCCAACACCGTGAAAGTTGACGGTGCTGACAACAAAACTACTGTTTCCGACATTACGCTGAGCCCTAAAGCTGGTTACGCACTTAGCGACAAATGGATGGTAGGTGTATTCGTAGACGGTACCTTCGGTTCTACTAAAAAAGAAGTAGGTTCCCTGGAAACCAAAGACAAAGACAACTTCATTGCTCCTGGCGTATTCGTACGTAACTATTGCCAGATTGCTGATTCCAAAGTATACTTCACAAGCGAAGCGAATGTTTCTTATGGTTTCGGTAGCACAGAAGTAAACGACGTAAAGACCTTCAAAACCACTGGTATTAAAGCTAACCTCATGCCTGGTATCTCTTACCTGGTAGGTAAGCACCTGATGCTGGAAGGTAACCTCGGCGGTATTTCCTACGAAAACCTGACTGACAAAGCTGAAGTTGGTGGAGTAAAAACAAAGAGAAGCGAGTTCGATTTCAACTTTATCAGGAACTTTACAGTTGGTGCTTCCTTCCTGTTCTAATACTTGATATTAGCGTTTTTTATAAAGGCGTTGTCTCTCAGAGACAACGCCTTTTCTCATTTTTTACGCTTGTTGAGAATTTTGGCTTGCTACTTGCATTACAAGCATAGATTAATTTTAACCAGCTATGAAATTTAACCGAGTACACCTGCTTTTTGCATTGGCCGGCACATTGATGTTCGGCAGTTGTGTGGTAGAACGCCACAGTCACCCGCACGGCATGCCTCCCGGCCAGGCGAAGAAAGTTTACGGCACCAAATCCGCCAAACCCTTCGCGCCGGGCCAGCAAAAAAAGCACAAGCACTAATGAGCAATTAAAAATGTAGGGATATGAAAAGGAATTGGAAAACCGGAGGAGTCATTGCACTGGCAACCATCATGTTTGCCGCATCGTGCGCGGTGCCCCGGCCGCCAACCCCGCCGAAACCGCCGCGTCATCATCATGGCAAACCGCCCACACCACCGGCACCGCCGCGCCCTCCGCACGGCCCGATGGAAGAAGCGACGCACACCGACATTACCATAGCATACCCGCATCGATAAACGGAAATCAGTGTAAAAAGGGAAAAGAGACTGCATGTTGCAGTCTCTTTTTTTATTTTCGGAAACCATAACCCTTGCGCGTACAGAAACACTCAATTCATCATCCAATAAACAGCGATTCTATGAAATCAATTTCCCTGGTATTTTTCAGCTTCATGTTGTTGCTCACATCCTTCCGGTTGCCCAATGCGGCTTCTACAACTACCGCAGCCCGTTGTGGCGGATATCTTCGCATACTAAACCCTTCGCACGGCGTGAACGAGCCGTTTATTAAAAAAGTCACCATAACGGATTTGGATAACGTCTACCCTGTGGAGATCTACAACATCCCGTCAGGCACCACGTCGGTGTTGCTCCCAGCCATCCTGCACACCGGAACCCATTACAGGATAGACTTTCAGCTCATGCCGGCGAGCGCTACCACGAATTATGGTCTGCTGACCATGAAGGAATGGGACGGAACAATTTTCCAAAGCGCGGAATACCTGGAAGGCCCCGGCGGCATCCCTACGGTGAGTATTACAACGTACGTCGATTGTTTTACTTACGATGTTAGTTGCCAAAACTATTGATCAGGCTAAAGTTAAAAAGGGCCGATACCTCGTGGTACCGGCCCTTTTTCGTTATCCTTTAAACCTGTTCTCCTATCTGTTCATAGTGATCAGGAATTCTTCGTTGTTACGTGTTCCGCGCATGTGCTGGAGCATGAAGTTCATGGATTCTTCTGTGTTCATGTCTGCCAGGTGATTGCGGAGGATGTATACTTTCTGGAGCACGTCTTTTTCCAGCAGGAGATCGTCGCGGCGGGTAGACGATGCCGTAACGTCGATGGCCGGGAATACGCGGCGGTTGGCCAGGCGGCGGTCCAGCGCGAGCTCCATGTTACCGGTACCTTTGAATTCCTCGAAGATCACCTCGTCCATTTTGGAGCCGGTGTCGATCAGCGCGGTAGCCAGGATGGTGAGGGAACCGCCGTTTTCGATTTTACGGGCGGCGCCGAAGAACTGTTTGGGTTTCTGCATTGCGTTCGCTTCCACACCACCGGAGAGCACCTTGCCGGAAGCGGGGGCCACGGTATTGTGGGCACGGGCGAGACGGGTGAGCGAATCGAGCAGGATCACTACATCGTGCCCGCATTCCACGAGGCGTTTCGCTTTCTGCAGGGCGATAGCGGAAACTTTCACGTGTTTTTCGGCGGGCTCGTCGAACGTAGAGGCGATCACTTCCGCTTTCACGGAGCGTTCCATATCGGTCACCTCCTCGGGGCGTTCATCGATGAGCACTACCATGAGATAGATCTCGGGGTGGTTGGTGGCGATGGCGTTGGCAACTTCTTTCAGCAGCATGGTTTTACCTACTTTCGGCTGCGCCACGATAAGACCGCGCTGGCCTTTACCGATGGGCGTGAAGAGGTCCATGATACGGGTGGAGTAGTTGTTGGACGTAGTGGTGAGATGCAGTTTCTCGAAGGGGAACAGCGGCGTCAGGTAGTCGAAAGGCACGCGGTCGCGCACTTCTTCGGGTGTTTTGCCGTTGATGGTTTCCACTTTCAGCAGGGCGAAGTATTTCTCGCCTTCTTTCGGCGGACGAACGGAGCCGCGAACGGTGTCGCCCGTTTTGAGGCCGAAAAGCTTGATCTGGCTGGGAGAAACGTAAATATCGTCGGGGGAACTGAGGTAGTTGTAATCGGAAGAGCGTAGGAAGCCGTAACCGTCGGGCATCATTTCCAGGACGCCTTCGGAGAGGATCACGCCGTCGAACTCGATATTGAATACCGGTTCTTTTTTCGGGTATTTATGTTGTTGCTGTTGCGGATTGTTGGCCACGGGTTGCGGCTTGATGGGCGCAACGGGTTCCGCTACGGTCACGAAGTCGTCTTCCGCTTCTTCTTCCGGAATGATGGCCGGTTCTTCTTCCTCTTCGGTAAGCGCGGGCAGCACGATGTCGTCGTCGTCATCGAACGTCAAAGACGGAATGTCGAGGTCGATATCGATCTTGCGTTTAGCCGGAGGGGCTTTGATCTCTTCTTCGTCTTCTGATTTGGAAACTTTTGCGGTGGCGGCTTTTCGGCTTTTCTTGGCGGCGGGTTTTTCGTCTTCTTCTTCGGGGTGGGGAGCGGATTTCTGAGGAGCGGGGGCCGGGGCGGGTTCGTCTTTTTTCGTTCCTACCGGTTTCCTCTTCCTCACTTTCTTTTCATCTCCGTTACCTGGCTTATCTTCTGAGGCTATCACGGCTTGTTTATCGAGTATTTTATAAATGAGTGTTTGCTTGTCCAGTTTCTTTGCGTTGGGAATTTCCAGCTTCTCGGCGATGTCAAGTAGTTCAGGAACGAGCATGTCGTTCAGTTGTAAGATGTCGTACATCATCTGTTTTTGTAAAATTTAGAAGTGTCGTAAGGCGGGTACCACTGCATACCAACATACACCAATTAACAAATAATTGTTTTGTGTCAATAATAAAGTCTTGATCATTAATTTGATGGGATCACCTGTGGTTAGGTGACTGCTGATGAAGATGGCAAAAAAGGAACTTAATCAGACAGATTGAGGACACAAGTTTAGCACTAATTTTGCGATTCTCCAAAAAAATGTTGAACCCTCCGCCCTAACGCATAACGATTTACGATCATGCACCAGCCCGCCTGTAATCCCCGCCCCTCTTCAAAAAGCCGATTTTCGTCATCCGAATTTGTCTATTTTTGCAACTCAATTCAAAACACATATTGATATGAGCCAAAGAGTAAAAATCAGGCAGGTCCTCCAGGACGAAAGGACAAACTATGAAGTAACGGTTAAAGGATGGGTGCGCACCTTCCGCAATAACCAGTTTATAGCACTGAACGATGGCTCAACCAATAATAACCTCCAGGTAGTGGTAAACGAGGCCGACATGGACCCCGCCACCTTCCGGCGCATCACCCGCGGCGCCGCCATCAGCGTCACCGGCCAGATCATCCCCTCCCTCGGCAAAGGCCAGCGCGTGGAACTGAAAACCGCCAGCCTGGAGATCCTGGGCGACTGCGATGCCGAAGCCTATCCCATCCAGCCCCAGAAGCAAAGCCTGGAATTCATGCGCGAAATCGCCCACCTGCGCTTCCGCACCAACACCTTTGGCGCCGTGTTCCGGATCCGCCACTCCCTGGCGTTCGCCGTTCACCAGTTCTTCCACCTCAAGGGTTTCGTGTACCTCCATACGCCCATCATCACCGCGTCTGACGCAGAAGGTGCCGGCGAAATGTTCCGCGTCACCACCCTCGACATGAAGAACCCGCCCCGCAACGAAGCCGGCGAAATCGATTATAAGGAAGACTTCTTCGGCCGCTCCACCAACCTCACCGTTTCCGGTCAGCTGGAAGGCGAGCTCGGTGCCATGGCTTTCGGCGATATCTACACCTTCGGCCCCACTTTCCGGGCAGAAAACTCCAACACCGCCCGCCACCTGGCGGAATTCTGGATGATCGAACCGGAAATGGCTTTCTATGAACTGAAAGACAATATGGACCTCGCCGAAGAGTTCATCAAATACGTCATCAAATTCGCGCTGGACAATAACCGGGAAGACCTCGAATTCCTCACCCAGCGCCTCGCGGACGAAGAAAAACAGAAACCGCAGGCCGAGCGCAGCGAAATGGGGCTGATCGAAAAACTCGAATTCGTGCTCAACAACGAGTTTGAGCGGATCACCTACACCGAGGCCATCGACATCCTCCGCAACAGCAAGCCCAACAAAAACAAGAAGTTCACCTACCCGATCGATGCCTGGGGCGCCGATCTGCAGAGCGAGCACGAACGCTTCCTCGTAGAGAAACACTTCAAGAAACCCGTGATCCTGACCGATTATCCCGCCGCCATCAAATCGTTCTACATGAAACAGAACGACGACGGGAAAACGGTCCGCGCGATGGACATCCTGTTCCCCGGTATCGGCGAAATCGTGGGCGGATCGCAGCGGGAAGAGAACTACGACAAGCTCGTGGCCCGCATGAACGAACTGAACATCCCCGTGGAAGAGCTGTACTGGTACCTGGACACGCGCCGCTTCGGCACCGCGCCCCACGCCGGTTTCGGCCTCGGCTTCGAGCGCCTGGTGCTGTTCGTGACCGGTATGACCAACATCCGCGACGTGATCCCCTTCCCCCGCACGCCCAAAAGCGCGGAATTCTAGTCTTACACAATAATCTATATAAGAAAGCAGGCGCATCCCGCCTGCTTTTTTTATGCATGCATGTTTGTGGAAAAGCCCGGCGGCTGCATCCTAGAGGTAATTGAGCAAAACAATACAGTGTGTGTAATCACGGCGGCGGGTTTCGCTCCTGCCGCCGGAATTTCTTCACCTTTCAAACCGTTACCTATGGCAGAAATGATCACCTCCCCGAAAAAAGGCAAAGGCCGCCGCAGCCCGAAACGCTCTACCCGTGTAGATATGACGCCCATGGTAGACCTCGGTTTCCTCCTCATTACGTTTTTCATGCTGACCACCACGCTCGCCGAACCGAAGGCCTTACCGCTGATCATGCCGGCAGACGGAGCTTCCACACCGGTGGCCGAAAGCAAATCCATCACCCTGCTCGTTCGCAGCGACCGCACCATTTCGTGGTACGAAGGCACGGGCGACGATCCCGAAAAGCCGCCACAGCTGCGGCATAGCACGTTTTCCGCGCAGCACGGTATCGGCGAAGTGATCCGCTCGCGGCAGCGCGCCGTGGCCGCGAAATGGGGCGATCCGGAAGAACTGATCGTGTTGATAAAAGCGGAGAACGGCGCCAGTTACGGCAATGTGGTGGATGCGCTCGACGAGATGAAGATCAACCGCGTGGCGCGGTATTCACTGGCCGACATAACACCCCAGGAGGAGAAATTGTTGCAGCGTTAGGGCGCGCGGGGGAGGGTTTTTCCCTTACCTTTAGTGCTCCAAAACACTATCGATATGGCAACCGTTCATTCCATCCCCTCCGTTGACCTGGCGGAATTCCGCTCGGGCGATGCCACCCGGAAAGCAGCGTTCGTGGCAGCCCTGGGCAAGGCGTATGAAGAAGTCGGGTTCGTAGCCGTGAAAAACCATGGTATCTCCGACGAGCTCATCAAGCAGCTGTACGACAATGTCCGCGCTTTCTTCCAGCTGCCGGCCAGCACCAAAAGCAAGTACGAAATCCCGGAACTGGCAGGCCAGCGCGGATATACATCCTTCGGGAAGGAACACGCAAAGGGGTTTGAGGCGCCCGATCTGAAGGAGTTTTTCCAGTTCGGACAGTCGGTGGAAGACGATGACCCCGTGAAGGAAAGCTATCCCAATAACGTGATGGTAAAAGAAGTGCCGGAATTCACGCCCACGTTGTATAAGGCGTACCGCGGGTTCGAAACCTCGGGCAATTCGCTCCTCCAGGCCATTGCGCTGTACCTCGGGCTCGACGAGCATTTCTTCGATAAAAAGATCCACAACGGCAACTCCATCCTCCGCGCCATCCATTACCCGCCCATCACCCAGGAACCTTCCTCGGCCATCCGGGCGGAGCAGCATGAGGATATTAATTTGATCACTTTGCTCGTTGGCGCATCTGCAGACGGATTGCAGATTTTGGACAAGGCGGGGGAATGGGTGCCAGTCACTTCTCTGCCCGACCAGATCGTCGTGAACGTGGGAGACATGCTCCAGCGCCTCACCAACAATCGTTTGAAATCGACCACCCACCGCGTCGTAAACCCGCCGCGCGAGCTGTGGAATACCTCGCGGTTTTCCATCCCGTTTTTCCTGCATCCCAAGTCAGACATGGATCTTACGTGCCTGGCGCAATGTGTGGACGGCAGTCACCCGGAAGCATATGAGCCCATTACGGCCGGCGAGTACCTGGACGAGCGGCTGCGCGAGATCGGCCTGAAAAAATAAATAGCTTTGACTTGCCCGGAGCCCGCGCTCCGGGTATTTTGTGCCTGGTCCTGAACAACAACGAAAGCCCGTTCAGAGAATGAACAGGAATGAACGAAAACCGAAAGGGGCGGAACATCGTTATTTGCGGCATGCATACCCATCAATTTATCCCCCTGTCGATGGATGACATGAGAATCATCACCGGCGGCACTCCCGTAGATGAAGCAACGGGCGATCTGCCCACATTGCCACCCGTCAGGAACCGGGACCCGAAAGACCCAACTACCGGATTACGCACCGAATCAACAGACACGACCGTCCCGCGCATCGAACCGCCGGGCCTCAACGTGGCTGCGATGATGGGTGGCCGCTAGTTGCTGGCCGTGGCCGCGGGGGCGCTCGCCTGAAGGGCCGTTAGCTCTCCCGCGGTTACTCCCTTGCCATTGAACAGCCGGTTGAAATAAGCGACCATCGCGGCATTGAGCCGGTAATCGTTGTAGGGGAAATTCATGAAATAACTATGCTGCCAACGCGCCAGTTCCAGGAAGTTGACGTATTGTGCATTGGAAGCCCGCTGGCGTTGGGGCACCTTTTCGCCCAGCTGCCGCTTCAGGGTGAGCAGGTGAGCGCCTTTCAGCTGCATGTCGCGCTTATTGTAATGCACGAAAACGTTCTTCGCGAAGTGGATCTTTTCCACCCAGCGCGCATGCCGCCGCATGGGCACGCAGGCTGCGTTGATGATGAGATTGTCTACGAACGGGGTGGTGTTTGCCGCCAGCACGCCCGTGTCTTGCCCCTTCATCATTTGCTCGAGGATGATATTTCCCATACTGTGGTAGAACGTGGAAATGGAGACGCCCTCGGTCCAGGGTTCCCCGCTTTCCCGGGCGGCCCGTATGGTACGCAGCAATTGCAGGTATTGCGGCGCGGAAAGCCGCGCGTTCTGCCGCGCGAACCGGAAGTTTTTCGATGGTTTATATGTGGTATTGATACTGGCGTAGTCGAACATGACCACGTTCACGCCGTATTGCCCGCTCATCAGCTGCGCCCGTTCCACATTGGATGTGAAGATCTTGCCCATCCCTTCGGCATATACGACGATGTCGCGGTGGCGCGGGAGGTGGTCCATGGCTTCGGCGAGCGTGGGCTCGGGGTACACTTTCCACGTTCCCTGCTGCTTTTCCAGGAAAAAGTACTTCAGGGCCGAAGTGTCGATGAATTCGTCCACGAAACGCAGACTGTCGGGATGTATGAACCGGTTGGTGACAAAAACCAGCGAAGTATCGCTGCCGGCGGGCTGCTGCTGGTGGGATTGCAGCGTGAACCGAGACCAGTATGCCTGGCTGTTGTAGTTGGAAAGCTGTCCATGGGCGGCGCACGCCAGCGCAAGGAAAAAGCCTGTCAGAAGACGTTTCATGGGAATGCTGTTATTTCTTTAACGCCTAAACGAAACCAAATGTTTCGCCGGTTTGTACGTACAAGATTTAT
Proteins encoded in this region:
- the asnS gene encoding asparagine--tRNA ligase — encoded protein: MSQRVKIRQVLQDERTNYEVTVKGWVRTFRNNQFIALNDGSTNNNLQVVVNEADMDPATFRRITRGAAISVTGQIIPSLGKGQRVELKTASLEILGDCDAEAYPIQPQKQSLEFMREIAHLRFRTNTFGAVFRIRHSLAFAVHQFFHLKGFVYLHTPIITASDAEGAGEMFRVTTLDMKNPPRNEAGEIDYKEDFFGRSTNLTVSGQLEGELGAMAFGDIYTFGPTFRAENSNTARHLAEFWMIEPEMAFYELKDNMDLAEEFIKYVIKFALDNNREDLEFLTQRLADEEKQKPQAERSEMGLIEKLEFVLNNEFERITYTEAIDILRNSKPNKNKKFTYPIDAWGADLQSEHERFLVEKHFKKPVILTDYPAAIKSFYMKQNDDGKTVRAMDILFPGIGEIVGGSQREENYDKLVARMNELNIPVEELYWYLDTRRFGTAPHAGFGLGFERLVLFVTGMTNIRDVIPFPRTPKSAEF
- a CDS encoding isopenicillin N synthase family dioxygenase; protein product: MATVHSIPSVDLAEFRSGDATRKAAFVAALGKAYEEVGFVAVKNHGISDELIKQLYDNVRAFFQLPASTKSKYEIPELAGQRGYTSFGKEHAKGFEAPDLKEFFQFGQSVEDDDPVKESYPNNVMVKEVPEFTPTLYKAYRGFETSGNSLLQAIALYLGLDEHFFDKKIHNGNSILRAIHYPPITQEPSSAIRAEQHEDINLITLLVGASADGLQILDKAGEWVPVTSLPDQIVVNVGDMLQRLTNNRLKSTTHRVVNPPRELWNTSRFSIPFFLHPKSDMDLTCLAQCVDGSHPEAYEPITAGEYLDERLREIGLKK
- a CDS encoding biopolymer transporter ExbD — its product is MAEMITSPKKGKGRRSPKRSTRVDMTPMVDLGFLLITFFMLTTTLAEPKALPLIMPADGASTPVAESKSITLLVRSDRTISWYEGTGDDPEKPPQLRHSTFSAQHGIGEVIRSRQRAVAAKWGDPEELIVLIKAENGASYGNVVDALDEMKINRVARYSLADITPQEEKLLQR
- the rho gene encoding transcription termination factor Rho, with product MMYDILQLNDMLVPELLDIAEKLEIPNAKKLDKQTLIYKILDKQAVIASEDKPGNGDEKKVRKRKPVGTKKDEPAPAPAPQKSAPHPEEEDEKPAAKKSRKAATAKVSKSEDEEEIKAPPAKRKIDIDLDIPSLTFDDDDDIVLPALTEEEEEPAIIPEEEAEDDFVTVAEPVAPIKPQPVANNPQQQQHKYPKKEPVFNIEFDGVILSEGVLEMMPDGYGFLRSSDYNYLSSPDDIYVSPSQIKLFGLKTGDTVRGSVRPPKEGEKYFALLKVETINGKTPEEVRDRVPFDYLTPLFPFEKLHLTTTSNNYSTRIMDLFTPIGKGQRGLIVAQPKVGKTMLLKEVANAIATNHPEIYLMVVLIDERPEEVTDMERSVKAEVIASTFDEPAEKHVKVSAIALQKAKRLVECGHDVVILLDSLTRLARAHNTVAPASGKVLSGGVEANAMQKPKQFFGAARKIENGGSLTILATALIDTGSKMDEVIFEEFKGTGNMELALDRRLANRRVFPAIDVTASSTRRDDLLLEKDVLQKVYILRNHLADMNTEESMNFMLQHMRGTRNNEEFLITMNR
- a CDS encoding alpha/beta hydrolase, encoding MKRLLTGFFLALACAAHGQLSNYNSQAYWSRFTLQSHQQQPAGSDTSLVFVTNRFIHPDSLRFVDEFIDTSALKYFFLEKQQGTWKVYPEPTLAEAMDHLPRHRDIVVYAEGMGKIFTSNVERAQLMSGQYGVNVVMFDYASINTTYKPSKNFRFARQNARLSAPQYLQLLRTIRAARESGEPWTEGVSISTFYHSMGNIILEQMMKGQDTGVLAANTTPFVDNLIINAACVPMRRHARWVEKIHFAKNVFVHYNKRDMQLKGAHLLTLKRQLGEKVPQRQRASNAQYVNFLELARWQHSYFMNFPYNDYRLNAAMVAYFNRLFNGKGVTAGELTALQASAPAATASN
- a CDS encoding outer membrane beta-barrel protein, which produces MKKMIVMAALALFGTQFAKAQVQKGNFLVGGTLGFKSNTVKVDGADNKTTVSDITLSPKAGYALSDKWMVGVFVDGTFGSTKKEVGSLETKDKDNFIAPGVFVRNYCQIADSKVYFTSEANVSYGFGSTEVNDVKTFKTTGIKANLMPGISYLVGKHLMLEGNLGGISYENLTDKAEVGGVKTKRSEFDFNFIRNFTVGASFLF